The Streptomyces sp. NL15-2K genome contains a region encoding:
- the thiC gene encoding phosphomethylpyrimidine synthase ThiC gives MTNRDARTPASTQTPQNPTAAPTETATSEEAGKSIGWHKAYVEGSRPDLRVPVRQVHLTNGQSVTLYDTSGPYTDPLVETDVRRGLPPLRENWIIARGDTEEYAGRPVRPEDDGIKHTSPRGGLRNLDAVFPGRPRQPRRGREGEAVTQLAYARRGEITPEMEFVAVRENVSPEVVRAEIAAGRAVLPANINHPEIEPMIIGKRFLVKVNANIGNSAVTSSIEEEVEKMTWATRWGADTVMDLSTGRNIHTTREWVLRNSPVPIGTVPLYQALEKVDGQAEELTWETYKDTVIEQAEQGVDYMTVHAGVRLPFVPLTANRKTGIVSRGGSIMAAWCLAHHKESFLYENFEELCEILAAYDVTYSLGDGLRPGSIADANDEAQFAELRTLGELNRIAKRFNVQTMIEGPGHVPMHKIKENIDLQQEICDEAPFYTLGPLTTDVAPAYDHITSGIGAAMIAWWGTAMLCYVTPKEHLGLPNRDDVKTGVITYKIAAHAADLAKGHPDAQEWDDALSDARFEFRWEDQFNLALDPDTAREFHDETLPAEPAKTAHFCSMCGPKFCSMKISQDIRRQHGGSQEEIEEGMAQKSKEFAAAGNRVYLPIAD, from the coding sequence ATGACCAACAGGGACGCACGCACGCCTGCCTCCACACAGACCCCGCAGAATCCGACGGCCGCGCCGACGGAGACCGCGACGAGCGAGGAGGCCGGGAAGTCCATCGGCTGGCACAAGGCGTACGTCGAGGGCTCACGCCCCGATCTGCGCGTGCCGGTCCGCCAGGTGCACCTCACCAACGGGCAGTCGGTCACGCTGTACGACACATCCGGCCCGTACACCGACCCACTCGTCGAGACCGATGTCCGCAGGGGCCTGCCGCCGCTGCGGGAGAACTGGATCATCGCCCGCGGCGACACCGAGGAGTACGCGGGCCGACCCGTCCGCCCCGAGGACGACGGCATCAAGCACACCTCGCCGCGCGGTGGCCTGCGCAACCTCGACGCGGTCTTCCCGGGGCGACCGCGCCAGCCGCGCCGCGGCCGTGAGGGCGAGGCGGTCACGCAGCTCGCGTACGCGCGCCGCGGGGAGATCACGCCCGAGATGGAGTTCGTGGCCGTCCGGGAGAACGTTTCACCCGAGGTCGTGCGGGCGGAGATCGCGGCGGGCCGGGCCGTGCTGCCTGCCAACATCAACCACCCGGAGATCGAGCCGATGATCATCGGCAAGCGGTTCTTGGTGAAGGTCAACGCCAACATCGGCAACTCAGCGGTGACGTCCTCCATCGAGGAGGAGGTCGAGAAGATGACCTGGGCGACCCGCTGGGGCGCCGACACGGTCATGGACTTGTCCACCGGCCGCAACATCCACACCACGCGCGAATGGGTGCTGCGCAACTCCCCCGTTCCCATCGGCACCGTGCCGCTCTACCAGGCCCTGGAGAAGGTCGACGGCCAGGCCGAGGAGCTGACCTGGGAGACCTACAAGGACACGGTCATCGAACAGGCCGAGCAGGGCGTGGACTACATGACGGTCCACGCGGGCGTGCGCCTGCCGTTCGTGCCGCTGACCGCGAACCGCAAGACGGGCATCGTCTCGCGCGGCGGCTCGATCATGGCGGCGTGGTGCCTCGCGCACCACAAGGAGAGCTTCCTGTACGAGAACTTCGAGGAGCTCTGCGAGATCCTCGCCGCCTACGACGTCACGTACTCGCTGGGCGACGGCCTCAGGCCGGGCTCGATCGCGGACGCCAACGACGAGGCGCAGTTCGCGGAACTGCGAACTCTCGGGGAACTCAACCGGATCGCGAAGCGTTTCAACGTTCAGACCATGATCGAGGGCCCGGGCCATGTCCCGATGCACAAGATCAAGGAGAACATCGACCTTCAGCAGGAGATCTGTGATGAAGCTCCGTTCTATACGCTCGGCCCGCTGACGACGGACGTCGCGCCGGCGTACGACCACATCACCTCCGGCATCGGTGCCGCGATGATCGCCTGGTGGGGCACGGCGATGCTCTGCTATGTCACGCCCAAGGAGCACTTGGGTCTGCCCAATCGTGACGACGTCAAGACCGGCGTCATCACCTACAAGATCGCCGCCCACGCAGCCGACCTCGCCAAGGGGCATCCGGATGCGCAGGAGTGGGACGACGCGCTGTCGGACGCCCGCTTCGAGTTCCGGTGGGAGGACCAGTTCAACCTCGCCCTCGACCCGGACACGGCACGTGAGTTCCACGACGAGACGCTGCCTGCCGAACCAGCCAAGACTGCCCACTTTTGCTCGATGTGCGGGCCGAAGTTCTGCAGCATGAAGATCTCCCAGGACATCCGCCGTCAGCACGGGGGGAGTCAGGAGGAGATCGAGGAGGGTATGGCGCAGAAGTCGAAGGAGTTCGCGGCGGCGGGCAACCGCGTGTACCTGCCGATCGCGGACTGA
- a CDS encoding LacI family DNA-binding transcriptional regulator has protein sequence MTAAGKHQVSRAETSRRGSRPGRAGIRDVAAAAGVSITTVSDALNGKGRLPDATRRHVREVADRLGYRPSAAARTLRTGKSGLIGLTVTTYGDEPFTFTEFAYFAEMARAATSAALARGYALVILPATSRHDVWSNVALDGTVVIDPSDQDPVVSELVRQGLPVVSDGRPAGALPVTAWVDNDHEAAVLGILDHLAEAGARRIGLLTGTTTDTYTHLSTTAYLRWCERVGQDPVYEAYPAHDPCAGAVAADRLLARPDRPDAVYGLFDPNGTDLLAAARRYGLRVPDDLLLVCCSESTVYANTEPPITTLSLKPRRIGTAVIQLLIDAIEGAASDQPVEQVIPTELIVRTSSQRRSPRTTVSPPRSPEEK, from the coding sequence ATGACAGCAGCAGGGAAGCACCAGGTGAGCCGCGCGGAAACCTCACGGCGAGGCAGCCGGCCGGGTCGGGCGGGCATCAGAGACGTGGCCGCCGCCGCCGGAGTCTCCATCACGACAGTCTCCGACGCCCTCAACGGCAAGGGCCGGCTCCCGGACGCCACCCGACGCCACGTCCGCGAGGTCGCCGACCGGCTGGGCTATCGCCCGTCGGCCGCCGCCCGCACGCTCCGTACCGGGAAGTCAGGACTGATCGGCCTGACCGTGACGACATACGGGGATGAACCTTTCACCTTCACCGAGTTCGCATACTTCGCCGAGATGGCCCGCGCCGCCACCTCGGCCGCCCTCGCCCGCGGCTACGCCCTCGTCATCCTTCCGGCGACCTCCCGCCACGACGTGTGGTCGAACGTCGCCCTCGACGGCACGGTCGTCATCGACCCCTCCGATCAGGATCCGGTCGTCAGCGAGCTGGTCCGGCAGGGTCTACCGGTCGTCTCCGACGGCCGCCCGGCCGGCGCGCTCCCGGTCACCGCCTGGGTCGACAACGACCACGAGGCCGCCGTACTGGGCATCCTCGACCACCTGGCCGAGGCCGGAGCCCGCCGCATCGGCCTGCTGACCGGCACGACGACGGATACGTACACCCACCTGTCGACCACCGCCTACCTGCGCTGGTGCGAACGCGTCGGCCAGGACCCGGTGTACGAGGCCTACCCGGCGCACGATCCGTGCGCGGGCGCCGTCGCCGCCGACCGGCTGCTCGCCCGCCCCGACCGCCCGGACGCCGTCTACGGCCTGTTCGACCCGAACGGCACCGACCTGCTCGCCGCCGCCCGCCGCTACGGGCTGCGCGTCCCGGACGACCTGCTGCTGGTCTGCTGCAGCGAGTCCACCGTGTACGCCAACACCGAACCGCCCATCACCACGCTCTCGTTGAAGCCACGCCGCATCGGCACCGCGGTGATCCAGCTGCTCATCGACGCCATCGAGGGGGCCGCATCGGACCAGCCGGTCGAGCAGGTGATACCGACCGAGCTGATCGTGCGTACCTCGTCCCAGCGACGTTCGCCGCGGACGACGGTCAGTCCGCCGCGGTCGCCCGAGGAGAAGTAG
- a CDS encoding cystathionine gamma-lyase, translating to MSGTSEQGPLPAGGDGTRAVRAGLPEPVKHAPTLPGPVFAAHFHLPGEVTGPYGYGRDDNPTWTLLERAIGELEAPGQDGVETLVFASGMAAVSSVLFSQLRAGDAVVLPSDGYQALPLARAQLEAYGIEVRTAPTGGDAQLEVLDGAKLLWIESPSNPGLDVCDIRRLVQAAHARGALVAVDNTLATPLGQRPLELGADFSVASGTKQLTGHGDILLGYVTGRDAEAMAAVRRWRKIVGAISGPMEAWLAHRSIATLQLRVDRQNANALVLAEALRERPEVTGLRYPGLPDDPAHKIASQQMRRYGCVVSFTLPTRTRAERFLDALRLVDDATSFGGVRSTAERRRRWGGDDVPEGFIRFSVGAEDPDDLVADVLRALDATAQ from the coding sequence ATGAGCGGTACGAGTGAGCAAGGGCCGCTTCCCGCCGGCGGTGACGGCACGCGCGCGGTGCGGGCCGGGCTGCCCGAGCCGGTCAAGCACGCGCCGACTCTGCCCGGTCCGGTGTTCGCCGCCCACTTCCACCTGCCGGGCGAGGTGACGGGTCCGTACGGCTACGGCCGCGACGACAACCCGACCTGGACCCTGCTGGAGCGTGCCATCGGCGAGCTGGAGGCGCCCGGGCAGGACGGCGTCGAAACGCTCGTGTTCGCCTCCGGCATGGCCGCCGTCTCCTCTGTGCTCTTCTCGCAGCTGCGCGCGGGCGACGCCGTCGTCCTGCCCAGCGACGGCTACCAGGCGCTGCCCCTGGCGCGCGCCCAACTGGAGGCGTACGGCATCGAGGTGCGCACCGCTCCGACCGGCGGCGACGCCCAGCTCGAGGTCCTCGACGGCGCGAAGCTGCTGTGGATTGAGAGCCCGTCGAACCCGGGGCTCGACGTCTGCGACATCCGGCGGCTCGTCCAGGCGGCACACGCGCGGGGCGCCCTCGTCGCCGTCGACAACACGCTCGCTACGCCCCTCGGGCAGCGGCCTCTGGAGCTCGGCGCCGACTTCTCCGTGGCCAGCGGCACCAAGCAGCTGACCGGGCACGGCGACATCCTCCTGGGATACGTCACCGGCCGCGACGCCGAGGCCATGGCCGCCGTACGCCGATGGCGCAAGATCGTCGGGGCGATTTCCGGGCCCATGGAGGCGTGGCTCGCACATCGCTCGATCGCCACGCTCCAGCTGCGCGTCGACCGGCAGAACGCGAATGCCCTGGTGCTTGCCGAGGCGCTGCGGGAGCGGCCCGAGGTGACCGGGCTGCGCTATCCGGGGCTGCCCGACGACCCCGCGCACAAGATCGCCTCGCAGCAGATGCGGCGCTACGGGTGCGTGGTCTCCTTCACGCTGCCCACGCGCACGCGTGCCGAACGTTTCCTCGACGCGCTGCGGCTTGTGGACGACGCCACGAGCTTCGGCGGGGTGCGGTCCACCGCCGAACGGCGTCGGCGCTGGGGCGGGGACGACGTACCGGAAGGCTTCATTCGCTTCTCGGTCGGTGCCGAGGACCCCGATGACCTGGTGGCGGATGTGCTGCGTGCGCTGGACGCAACGGCCCAGTGA
- a CDS encoding LysR family transcriptional regulator, producing MDLALLRTFVTVHRAGSFTRAAALLGLSQPAVTSQIRTLERQLGRPLFLRQARGVTPTTIGDELAHKAAPHLDALVEIAETGLDDESSLRTLHLAGPPEFTAERALPALTELTGEDGQGFALRASFGNAEEVLEGLAAGHHDLAISTARPRGALLTATALCDEEHVLVAAPRWAEILGSGRQHPKGARALEALATVEGTRCPENVPLIKGAPELENVPVVEVHESLPFVSRYWASVFDCRPAAPGTVIVPDLRAVIACAAAGAGLAVLPRYLCAPALERGDVVALHDPAVPPLRTYFLVVRTGTLAMPHIARAHEWLLRAADVWC from the coding sequence ATGGATCTGGCCTTGCTGCGCACCTTTGTGACGGTGCACCGGGCCGGCTCCTTCACCCGCGCCGCCGCGCTGCTCGGCCTGTCCCAGCCGGCCGTGACCTCGCAGATCCGCACCCTGGAGCGGCAATTAGGGCGCCCGCTGTTCCTGCGGCAGGCCCGTGGGGTGACCCCGACGACCATCGGCGACGAGCTCGCCCACAAGGCCGCGCCGCATCTCGACGCCCTGGTGGAGATCGCCGAGACCGGGCTCGACGACGAGTCCTCCCTGCGGACACTGCACCTCGCCGGGCCTCCCGAGTTCACCGCCGAGCGGGCGCTGCCCGCGCTCACGGAGCTGACCGGCGAGGACGGCCAGGGCTTCGCCCTGCGCGCATCCTTCGGGAACGCCGAGGAAGTGCTGGAGGGGCTGGCCGCCGGGCATCACGATCTGGCCATCAGTACGGCCCGTCCGCGCGGCGCCCTGCTCACGGCGACTGCGCTCTGCGACGAAGAGCACGTTCTGGTCGCCGCCCCGCGCTGGGCCGAGATACTCGGTTCCGGGAGGCAGCACCCCAAGGGAGCTCGGGCACTGGAGGCCCTCGCCACGGTCGAGGGGACACGGTGCCCGGAGAACGTCCCTTTGATCAAGGGAGCGCCCGAGCTGGAGAACGTCCCCGTGGTCGAGGTGCATGAGTCGCTGCCGTTCGTCTCCCGCTACTGGGCTTCCGTCTTCGACTGCCGCCCGGCCGCCCCGGGCACCGTCATAGTCCCCGACCTGCGCGCGGTCATCGCCTGCGCGGCCGCGGGCGCCGGGCTGGCGGTGCTGCCCCGCTATCTGTGCGCACCCGCCCTGGAGCGCGGTGACGTCGTCGCGCTGCACGATCCGGCGGTGCCGCCACTGCGGACGTACTTCTTGGTGGTGCGCACGGGCACGCTGGCGATGCCGCACATCGCGCGGGCCCATGAGTGGCTCCTGCGGGCGGCTGACGTCTGGTGCTGA
- a CDS encoding DUF5326 family protein — MREIFTGLPWWVKWVAVPVIALVVFGGLIASVVGFVIGLLFKVLVFVALVGGLIYVVRKFTASSSSRGDW; from the coding sequence ATGCGAGAGATCTTCACGGGACTGCCGTGGTGGGTGAAGTGGGTCGCGGTGCCGGTCATCGCCCTGGTCGTGTTCGGCGGGCTGATAGCCAGTGTGGTCGGCTTCGTCATCGGACTGCTCTTCAAGGTGCTGGTCTTCGTGGCACTGGTCGGCGGACTGATCTACGTCGTGCGAAAGTTCACGGCGAGCTCCTCGTCACGCGGCGACTGGTGA
- a CDS encoding low molecular weight protein-tyrosine-phosphatase, which produces MTYRVCFVCTGNICRSPMAESVFRARLQEAGLDGLVEVDSAGTGGWHEGDGADPRTVTVLADNGYDSEHTARQFQASWFSRLDFVIALDVGHLKALRRLAPCEEDAQKVRLLRSYDPAAGADLDVPDPYYGGMDGFEECLEMVEAASDGLLAAVREQVEGRAA; this is translated from the coding sequence ATGACCTACCGCGTCTGCTTCGTCTGCACCGGCAACATCTGCCGCTCCCCGATGGCCGAGTCCGTCTTCCGCGCCCGCCTCCAGGAGGCCGGACTGGACGGCCTGGTCGAGGTCGACAGCGCCGGCACGGGCGGCTGGCACGAGGGCGACGGCGCCGACCCGCGCACCGTCACCGTCCTGGCGGACAACGGCTACGACAGCGAGCACACCGCCCGGCAGTTCCAGGCCTCCTGGTTCTCCCGCCTCGACTTCGTCATCGCCCTCGACGTCGGGCACCTCAAGGCCCTGCGCCGCCTCGCCCCTTGCGAGGAGGACGCCCAGAAGGTGCGGCTGCTCCGCTCGTACGACCCCGCCGCGGGCGCCGACCTCGACGTGCCGGACCCGTACTACGGGGGTATGGACGGCTTCGAGGAGTGCCTTGAGATGGTGGAGGCGGCGAGCGACGGTCTGCTGGCCGCGGTACGGGAGCAGGTGGAGGGACGGGCGGCATGA
- a CDS encoding cupin domain-containing protein gives MKAFRLDELEAERAANEGAYLQFLRERNMSVGLYALDAGEHDPQKPHNQDEVYFIVSGRAAITVGLETTQVARGSVVYVPAGVAHKFHHISEDLRVLVVFSPPES, from the coding sequence ATGAAGGCATTCCGGCTGGATGAACTGGAGGCGGAACGCGCCGCCAATGAGGGTGCCTACCTGCAGTTTCTGCGGGAGCGGAACATGTCCGTCGGCCTGTACGCGCTAGACGCGGGCGAGCATGATCCACAGAAGCCGCACAATCAGGACGAGGTCTACTTCATTGTGAGCGGCCGCGCCGCGATCACCGTCGGCCTCGAGACCACCCAGGTGGCGCGCGGCAGCGTGGTGTACGTGCCGGCCGGTGTCGCACACAAGTTCCACCACATCAGCGAGGACCTCCGGGTCCTGGTGGTGTTCTCTCCCCCGGAGAGCTGA
- a CDS encoding YibE/F family protein, giving the protein MTTTHQPPYPPPEPPRGPGSGNGHGQGDRWEDGPGEGRGGGHGSGGGHGYGPGPAGGGHDSGPGPGAVGGHGHHSPGGESGGGHGPGGGSGGGHGPGGGSGGGHDPGGGDGPGDGGGHGFGGGHGHSHSHGPAAPVSKHLRKVIAAVLIPFAAAVLVGLAVLWPGGAPPHERTGVGFDRQTQQATVTKVIEVSCKDVNASGVPPTGDTSTAEGSSAVQQANGTCKKATIRVDSGKDKGRTFTEIVQPDQSRQLHEGQKVVVAYEPSAPKDLQYSVTDVNRRLPMALLAGIFALAVVVVGRLRGVMALIALAISFMILNFFILPAILQGSNPLVVAVVGASAIMLIALYLCHGLSARTSVAVLGTLISLVLIGVLGSLFIGWAALTGNTDDNTGLIHGLYPSIDMSGLLLAGVIIGSLGVLDDVTVTQTSAVWELHEANPTMGWRGLYRAGIRIGRDHIASVVNTLVLAYAGAALPLLLLFSIAQSSVGTVANSELVAEEIVRTLVGSIGLVASVPVTTALAALVVSADRSGAEKGTATATAGATGTGTSGAHPAPARGGKGRRRRR; this is encoded by the coding sequence GTGACCACGACACATCAGCCCCCGTACCCACCGCCCGAGCCGCCCCGCGGACCCGGCTCCGGAAACGGCCACGGCCAGGGAGACCGTTGGGAAGACGGCCCTGGAGAGGGCCGTGGAGGCGGCCATGGTTCCGGTGGTGGACACGGCTACGGCCCCGGGCCGGCTGGTGGGGGGCACGACAGCGGCCCCGGGCCGGGAGCCGTTGGGGGGCACGGCCACCATTCCCCCGGTGGCGAGAGCGGTGGTGGTCACGGTCCTGGGGGCGGTAGCGGTGGTGGTCACGGTCCTGGGGGCGGTAGCGGTGGTGGTCACGACCCTGGTGGCGGCGACGGCCCTGGTGACGGTGGTGGTCACGGCTTTGGTGGCGGGCACGGTCACTCACACAGTCATGGGCCCGCAGCCCCCGTCTCCAAGCACCTGCGCAAGGTCATCGCGGCGGTGCTCATCCCGTTCGCCGCGGCGGTGCTGGTCGGGCTCGCGGTGCTGTGGCCCGGTGGCGCCCCTCCCCACGAGCGCACGGGCGTCGGCTTCGACCGGCAGACGCAGCAGGCCACCGTCACCAAGGTGATCGAGGTGAGCTGCAAGGACGTCAACGCCTCGGGGGTCCCGCCCACCGGAGACACTTCCACCGCCGAGGGATCCTCCGCGGTGCAACAGGCGAACGGCACCTGCAAGAAGGCGACGATCCGGGTCGACAGCGGCAAGGACAAGGGCCGTACGTTCACCGAGATCGTGCAGCCGGACCAGTCCCGGCAGTTGCACGAGGGCCAGAAGGTCGTGGTCGCCTACGAGCCCTCCGCACCGAAGGACCTGCAGTACTCGGTCACCGACGTGAACCGTCGGCTGCCGATGGCCCTGCTCGCCGGCATCTTCGCGCTCGCCGTCGTGGTGGTGGGCCGACTGCGCGGTGTGATGGCGCTGATCGCACTCGCCATCAGCTTCATGATCCTGAACTTCTTCATCCTGCCCGCGATCCTGCAGGGCTCGAACCCGCTTGTCGTGGCCGTGGTCGGCGCGAGCGCCATCATGCTGATCGCCCTGTACCTGTGTCATGGCCTCTCGGCCCGGACCTCCGTGGCGGTGCTCGGCACGCTGATCTCGCTGGTACTGATCGGTGTCCTCGGTTCGCTGTTCATCGGCTGGGCCGCGCTCACCGGCAACACGGACGACAACACCGGTCTGATCCACGGCCTGTATCCGTCGATCGACATGAGCGGTCTGCTGCTCGCCGGGGTCATCATCGGCTCACTCGGCGTCCTCGACGACGTGACGGTCACCCAGACGTCGGCGGTCTGGGAGCTGCACGAGGCCAATCCGACGATGGGCTGGCGCGGGCTGTACCGGGCGGGCATCCGCATCGGCCGGGACCACATCGCGTCCGTCGTCAACACGCTGGTCCTCGCCTACGCGGGCGCCGCGCTGCCGCTGCTGCTGCTGTTCTCGATCGCGCAGAGCAGCGTGGGGACGGTCGCCAACAGCGAGTTGGTGGCGGAGGAGATCGTGCGCACGCTGGTCGGCTCGATCGGCCTGGTCGCCTCGGTGCCGGTGACCACGGCCCTCGCGGCCCTGGTGGTCTCGGCCGACCGGTCGGGGGCGGAGAAGGGAACGGCCACGGCGACGGCGGGAGCGACGGGGACGGGGACGAGCGGTGCCCACCCCGCCCCGGCGCGCGGCGGGAAGGGCCGCCGCCGCAGGCGCTGA
- a CDS encoding phage holin family protein, whose translation MKNFVVKTIANAGALAVAVWLLDKITLTGDSTGKKVWTLILVALVFGLVNFLVKPIVKVLTFPLFILTLGLFTLVINALMLLLTSWLADKIDLSFHVEGFWTAVLGGLIISIVSWALHVVLPDED comes from the coding sequence ATGAAGAATTTCGTAGTCAAGACGATCGCCAACGCGGGCGCCCTGGCGGTCGCCGTATGGCTGCTCGACAAGATCACCCTGACCGGTGACAGCACGGGCAAGAAGGTCTGGACACTGATCCTCGTCGCCCTGGTCTTCGGCCTGGTGAACTTCCTGGTCAAGCCAATAGTGAAGGTGCTGACCTTCCCGCTGTTCATCCTCACGCTCGGCTTGTTCACCCTGGTGATCAACGCGCTGATGCTGCTGCTGACCTCGTGGCTCGCCGACAAGATCGACCTGAGCTTCCACGTCGAGGGCTTCTGGACGGCAGTCCTCGGCGGCCTGATCATCTCGATCGTGTCCTGGGCGCTCCACGTCGTCCTTCCCGACGAGGACTGA
- a CDS encoding helix-turn-helix domain-containing protein: MSSVQRAMRLLESVAEHEHGAPAKQLARETGLALPTAYHLLRTLVYEGYLRREKGLFFLGEAAVRLGGSGAQQKRRSMVADTLACWRDAIGVPVYYAMYREGEIEVMCVSDSPGNPAVEEWADFRETGHAHAIGQCLLAQLDEDARRDHLDRYPVQSITPYTVRDSHSLLRRLERMPRMAPVTERQEYALGTVCAAIPITVGNTAATMAISLPAHQADRLPAATRQLQSAVGRLLGSLAISISI, from the coding sequence ATCAGTTCCGTGCAGCGCGCGATGCGCCTGCTGGAATCCGTCGCCGAGCACGAACACGGAGCACCGGCCAAGCAACTGGCACGCGAGACGGGGCTCGCGCTCCCCACGGCCTACCACCTGCTGCGCACCCTCGTGTACGAGGGCTATCTGCGCCGTGAGAAGGGGCTGTTCTTCCTCGGTGAGGCGGCCGTGCGGCTGGGCGGCAGCGGAGCCCAGCAGAAACGTCGCAGCATGGTCGCCGACACGCTCGCGTGCTGGCGCGACGCCATCGGCGTACCCGTGTACTACGCGATGTACCGCGAGGGCGAGATCGAGGTCATGTGCGTCTCCGACAGCCCGGGCAATCCGGCGGTGGAGGAATGGGCCGACTTCCGTGAGACCGGGCACGCGCACGCCATCGGACAGTGCCTGCTGGCCCAACTGGACGAGGACGCCCGCCGCGACCACCTCGATCGTTACCCCGTGCAGTCCATCACCCCGTACACAGTGCGTGACAGTCACAGCCTGCTCAGGCGGCTCGAACGCATGCCGCGGATGGCACCGGTGACGGAGCGGCAGGAGTACGCGCTGGGCACGGTGTGCGCCGCGATCCCGATCACGGTCGGCAACACTGCCGCGACGATGGCCATCTCCCTGCCGGCTCATCAGGCCGACCGGCTCCCGGCGGCCACGCGGCAGTTGCAGAGTGCGGTGGGGCGGCTCCTGGGGTCTCTGGCGATCTCTATCAGTATCTGA
- a CDS encoding SsgA family sporulation/cell division regulator, with the protein MGESVQAEVMMSFLVSEELSFRIPVELRYETCDPYAVRLTFHLPGDAPVTWAFGRELLIDGLGRPCGDGDVRVSPADPDGLGEVLIRLQVGGDQALFRSSTAPLVAFLDRTDKLVPLGQEGALGDFDSHLDEALDRILAEEQSTG; encoded by the coding sequence ATGGGCGAGTCCGTACAGGCAGAGGTCATGATGAGCTTTCTCGTGTCGGAGGAACTCTCCTTCCGCATCCCGGTGGAGCTGCGTTACGAGACCTGCGATCCCTATGCCGTACGGCTGACCTTCCACCTGCCGGGCGATGCCCCGGTGACCTGGGCTTTCGGCCGCGAGCTGCTGATCGACGGTCTGGGGCGCCCTTGCGGCGACGGGGACGTACGGGTCTCGCCCGCCGATCCCGACGGGCTGGGCGAAGTACTGATCCGGCTTCAGGTCGGCGGCGACCAGGCCCTGTTCCGCTCGTCCACGGCCCCGCTGGTCGCGTTCCTCGACCGCACCGACAAGCTCGTGCCGTTGGGCCAGGAGGGTGCTCTCGGCGACTTCGACTCCCATCTCGACGAGGCGCTGGACCGCATCCTGGCGGAGGAGCAGAGCACGGGCTGA
- a CDS encoding metallophosphoesterase, which produces MVEGSMTQGAGQGPEVERAATLRDFRVPAYVHETGPYTHTAHTDETVPSVEEPVDPPEGYTPTQRDLPVINRGDTLQVHVDPVSVLAPQPVNGPGPLFVVGDVHGYLDELVAALQGKGLVDSAGQWCAGTARLWFLGDFTDRGPDGIGVIDLVMRLSAEAAAAGGYCKALMGNHELLLLGAKRFGDTPVNSGAGTATFQAAWLLNGGQKTDMDRLQDHHLQWMARLDAMEEVDGHLLVHSDTTAYLDYGDSIEAVNDTVRETITRNDADEVWDLFRKFTKRFSFRDEGGADAVRSLLDTYGGTRIVHGHSPIPYLLGEVGSEESEDTAGPLVEGPHLYADGLAIAMDGGVTMAGKLLVQQLPLDI; this is translated from the coding sequence ATGGTGGAGGGGTCGATGACTCAGGGGGCCGGTCAGGGACCCGAGGTGGAGCGGGCGGCGACGTTGCGCGACTTCCGGGTGCCCGCGTACGTCCACGAGACCGGTCCGTACACCCACACCGCGCACACCGACGAGACCGTGCCATCTGTCGAGGAGCCGGTGGACCCTCCCGAGGGGTACACGCCGACGCAGCGCGACCTGCCGGTGATCAACCGCGGCGACACGCTTCAGGTGCACGTCGATCCCGTGTCCGTACTGGCACCGCAGCCCGTCAACGGCCCCGGGCCGCTGTTCGTCGTCGGGGACGTGCACGGCTATCTCGACGAACTGGTGGCCGCCCTCCAGGGCAAGGGCCTCGTCGACAGCGCGGGGCAGTGGTGTGCGGGCACCGCCCGGCTGTGGTTCCTCGGCGACTTCACCGACCGCGGCCCGGACGGCATCGGCGTCATCGACCTCGTGATGCGGCTGTCCGCCGAGGCCGCCGCGGCCGGGGGCTACTGCAAGGCGCTCATGGGCAATCACGAGTTGCTGCTGCTCGGCGCCAAGCGGTTCGGCGACACGCCCGTCAACTCCGGGGCGGGCACCGCCACCTTCCAGGCGGCCTGGCTGCTCAACGGCGGCCAGAAGACCGACATGGACCGCCTCCAGGACCACCACCTGCAGTGGATGGCCCGCCTCGACGCCATGGAGGAGGTCGACGGCCATCTGCTCGTCCACTCCGACACCACCGCCTACCTCGACTACGGCGACTCGATCGAGGCGGTCAACGACACCGTCCGCGAGACGATCACGCGCAACGACGCGGACGAGGTGTGGGATCTGTTCCGCAAGTTCACCAAGCGGTTCTCCTTCCGCGACGAGGGCGGAGCCGATGCCGTACGCTCGCTGCTCGATACGTACGGCGGCACCCGCATCGTTCACGGTCACAGCCCCATTCCGTACCTCCTGGGCGAGGTCGGCTCCGAGGAGAGCGAGGACACCGCCGGTCCCCTGGTCGAGGGACCGCACCTCTACGCCGACGGGCTCGCCATCGCGATGGACGGCGGGGTGACCATGGCCGGAAAACTGCTGGTCCAGCAACTTCCCCTGGATATCTGA